From a region of the Zingiber officinale cultivar Zhangliang chromosome 4B, Zo_v1.1, whole genome shotgun sequence genome:
- the LOC121977526 gene encoding uncharacterized protein LOC121977526 isoform X1: MRGKPPDFHRISGASQGVADRSYALAPTADYTRALALSPNFCSPPISGEGEVGKNPAGRSCSLVFLVWPIFFHRQQWLGSEVFSRDNREFLDLGLIVIHPGFGTLMRDEYLDVGFGPIGPFLLEVDVVRREFQLLVPCRPRGRLLVLEFSLIDYV; the protein is encoded by the exons ATGAGGGGGAAACCACCTGATTTCCACCGGATTTCTGGCGCCAGCCAAGGTGTAGCCGACAGAAGCTATGCCCTAGCGCCGACTGCTGACTACACCCGTGCCTTAGCACTGTCACCAAATTTTTGTTCACCTCCGATCAGTGGAGAGGGAGAAG TGGGAAAGAATCCAGCAGGGAGATCGTGCTCTCTGGTGTTCTTGGTCTGGCCCATCTTCTTCCATCGTCAACAGTGGCTAGGTAGTGAG GTTTTCAGCCGTGACAATAGGGAATTCCTCGACCTTGGATTAATAGTGATACATCCTGGATTTGG gactttgatgcgagatgagtatctcgacgtcggatttggaccgattggacctttcttattggag gttgatgttgtcaggagagagttccagttgctagtcccctgtagACCACGAGGACGTCTATTGGTCCTTGAGTTTTCTTTAattgactatgtttag
- the LOC121977526 gene encoding uncharacterized protein LOC121977526 isoform X2 codes for MRGKPPDFHRISGASQGVADRSYALAPTADYTRALALSPNFCSPPISGEGEAGRSCSLVFLVWPIFFHRQQWLGSEVFSRDNREFLDLGLIVIHPGFGTLMRDEYLDVGFGPIGPFLLEVDVVRREFQLLVPCRPRGRLLVLEFSLIDYV; via the exons ATGAGGGGGAAACCACCTGATTTCCACCGGATTTCTGGCGCCAGCCAAGGTGTAGCCGACAGAAGCTATGCCCTAGCGCCGACTGCTGACTACACCCGTGCCTTAGCACTGTCACCAAATTTTTGTTCACCTCCGATCAGTGGAGAGGGAGAAG CAGGGAGATCGTGCTCTCTGGTGTTCTTGGTCTGGCCCATCTTCTTCCATCGTCAACAGTGGCTAGGTAGTGAG GTTTTCAGCCGTGACAATAGGGAATTCCTCGACCTTGGATTAATAGTGATACATCCTGGATTTGG gactttgatgcgagatgagtatctcgacgtcggatttggaccgattggacctttcttattggag gttgatgttgtcaggagagagttccagttgctagtcccctgtagACCACGAGGACGTCTATTGGTCCTTGAGTTTTCTTTAattgactatgtttag
- the LOC121977526 gene encoding uncharacterized protein LOC121977526 isoform X3 has translation MRGKPPDFHRISGASQGVADRSYALAPTADYTRALALSPNFCSPPISGEGEGRSCSLVFLVWPIFFHRQQWLGSEVFSRDNREFLDLGLIVIHPGFGTLMRDEYLDVGFGPIGPFLLEVDVVRREFQLLVPCRPRGRLLVLEFSLIDYV, from the exons ATGAGGGGGAAACCACCTGATTTCCACCGGATTTCTGGCGCCAGCCAAGGTGTAGCCGACAGAAGCTATGCCCTAGCGCCGACTGCTGACTACACCCGTGCCTTAGCACTGTCACCAAATTTTTGTTCACCTCCGATCAGTGGAGAGGGAGAAG GGAGATCGTGCTCTCTGGTGTTCTTGGTCTGGCCCATCTTCTTCCATCGTCAACAGTGGCTAGGTAGTGAG GTTTTCAGCCGTGACAATAGGGAATTCCTCGACCTTGGATTAATAGTGATACATCCTGGATTTGG gactttgatgcgagatgagtatctcgacgtcggatttggaccgattggacctttcttattggag gttgatgttgtcaggagagagttccagttgctagtcccctgtagACCACGAGGACGTCTATTGGTCCTTGAGTTTTCTTTAattgactatgtttag